The proteins below are encoded in one region of Triticum aestivum cultivar Chinese Spring chromosome 1B, IWGSC CS RefSeq v2.1, whole genome shotgun sequence:
- the LOC123139874 gene encoding BAG family molecular chaperone regulator 8, chloroplastic (The sequence of the model RefSeq protein was modified relative to this genomic sequence to represent the inferred CDS: added 38 bases not found in genome assembly) yields MSRHHHHDPAPPACCSCCACGCSPPPPAPAPCGGGYYYPAPPPQPAPGSDQLLHAIAAHLLLSSAPPPPPQPQAQPPPQPHPQHQHQPQPHPQPPPNPAAHHANLYASYAYQQHHQQGSAPHAYPQSPAAAPAPPPQQHHHQQPNPPDHGQLLLHSLLRRVTALETTLPHVLPSAPAPHPHQPNPRRHHRAHAHQEDPRSPSPPPPPRRARRGPQPPTERELAARTIQEHFRRFLARRSRTLRQLKELAMLRSKAASLRASLSGSGRRRCKDPMAVSEAALGMLYRLDGIQGGDPMIREGKHAVSRELGRILEFVDKVLLKEQEEMGVDGAFDDYPEGCHGMNRPTVNRKVSFRGNEATNEADESSESSSSADADETKAANSKKSTNGKPGLAAPVPVHMESRRTGGEM; encoded by the exons ATGTCTCGCCACCACCACCACGACCCGGCCCCGCCGGCCTGCTGCTCCTGCTGCGCCTGCGGCTGCTCCCCGCCGCCCCCCGCCCCGGCGCCGTGCGGCGGCGGCTATTACTACCCCGCGCCGCCTCCCCAGCCGGCGCCCGGGTCGGACCAGCTCCTCCACGCCATCGCCGCGCATCTCCTGCTCAgctccgcgcccccgccgccccc AGCACCAGCACCAGCCACAGCCCCACCCGCAGCCACCGCCGAATCCCGCCGCGCACCACGCGAATCTCTACGCCTCCTACGCTTACCAGCAGCACCACCAGCAGGGATCCGCACCTCACGCCTATCCCCAGTCGCCCGCGGCcgcccctgcgccgccgccgcagcagcatcACCACCAGCAGCCGAACCCGCCCGACCACGGCCAGCTGCTGCTCCACTCGCTCCTCCGCCGCGTGACCGCGCTCGAGACAACCCTGCCGCATGTCCTCCCCTCCGCCCCGGCTCCGCATCCCCATCAGCCTAACCCTCGCCGGCACCACCGCGCGCACGCGCACCAGGAGGACCCGCGCTCGCcctcgcccccgcccccgccgcgtcGCGCGCGCCGGGGGCCGCAGCCGCCGACCGAGAGGGAGCTCGCGGCGCGCACCATCCAGGAGCACTTCCGCCGCTTCCTGGCGCGGCGCTCCCGCACGCTGCGCCAGCTCAAGGAGCTCGCGATGCTCCGCTCCAAGGCCGCGTCCCTCCGGGCGTCCCTCTccggctccggccgccgccggtgCAAGGACCCGATGGCCGTCTCCGAGGCCGCCCTGGGCATGCTCTACCGCCTCgacgggatccag GGAGGGGACCCGATGATCCGGGAGGGGAAGCACGCCGTGAGCCGGGAGCTCGGCCGGATTCTGGAGTTCGTTGACAAGGTGCTCCTCAAAGAGCAGGAGGAGATGGGCGTGGATGGCGCATTCGATGATTATCCTGAAGGTTGTCATGGGATGAATCGCCCAACTGTGAACAGGAAGGTAAGTTTTCGCGGTAATGAGGCCACTAACGAGGCTGATGAGAGCTCTGAGAGCTCGAGTTCTGCCGATGCTGATGAGACGAAGGCCGCAAACAGCAAGAAGAGTACCAATGGCAAGCCTGGGCTTGCAGCCCCAGTGCCTGTACACATGGAGTCAAGGAGAACTGGAGGGGAAATGTGA